A stretch of DNA from Candidatus Methylomirabilis lanthanidiphila:
ATTCGCGTACTTGATGAAATCGCTTCGCACCTTGGCCCGAGTCGTCTGCGGCGGGGTCGTCATGGCGGTCTCGATCTCGTCCTCCGTGATCACCCGATCGATTAGATCGTCATGCAGCATCAGGTAATATAACCCGCGGGTCCGCTTGATGTCATGATACTGCAGATCCAGCATGAACACGCGCTGGTCGTCGAAGGAGCAGTCTTTGCGGTTCATGTAGGAGGTGATAAGGCCGTG
This window harbors:
- a CDS encoding proteasome component, translating into HGLITSYMNRKDCSFDDQRVFMLDLQYHDIKRTRGLYYLMLHDDLIDRVITEDEIETAMTTPPQTTRAKVRSDFIKYANEKNKSYDVGWSYLKLNDRYQRTILCKDPFKSWDPRVDELIGLS